The genomic segment GGGCAATGGTCCGGCAGGTGACTCGCAACCAGCCCATGGGCCGCTGCCTCAGAACGCTCAAGGCATGGGCAAAAGGCGAATTTGAGCCGCAGCTCCCAGCGCAAAGGGCACAGGGTTGGCGGCTTAACATCTGCGGGACTGTGCTCTATCACCGCCGGGCAGGGTCCGGGGCCAGCCTTCCGGCTGAAGGTGCCCGGACTGTCGAATTGAGGACATCAGCATGATCTATCTCGTCCGTCATGGCGAAGCCGCGGCAAGCTGGGGCAACCACCCCGATCCGGGGTTGAGCGAACTTGGCCACAAGCAGGCCGAGGCGGCCGCGGCGACGCTGATCGGCCTCGGGGCGCGCAGTGCGGTTTGCAGTCCCATGCAGCGTTGCCGCGAAACGGCGGCGGCATTCGAACGCCAGGCAGACGTGACGGCTCAGGTTGAACCTGTGGTTTCGGAGATCGAAACACCAGAAGGTGTCGGCGACCGGGTCGAATGGCTGCGGTCCTATATGGCGGGCACCTGGGAAAACGAGGGGGCTGCGCATGACGCCTGGCGCAAGAAGATCGCGGAGGCACTGGCACTCCTGCCGGATAATACGGCGGTCTTTTCGCATTTCGTCGCGATCAATGCCGTTGTCAGCCTGATCGATCAGGACAGCCGCACCACCGTGTTCCGGCCGGGCCATTGTTCTATCACCAAAGTAGACTTCAGTGGCGCGGTGCCGCGCGTCATTGAATACGGAAGCCAGGCCGCGACTCGCGTGTTATGAGCCTGCCATGGGCAGACCGATACTTACACCGCAGGAAATGCAGGCCGCCGAACAGGCGATTTTTGCGCAGGGGCTCGACAGTTTCGAGCTGATGCAGCGCGCTGGCGATGCCGTCGCCGAATTCGTCCACGCGAACTGGCCGGAAGGATCCATCCAGGTCCTGTGCGGGCCCGGCGGGAATGGTGGCGATGGCTTCGTCGCGGCGTCGAAACTGGCGAAGCTCTGGCGGGATGTGAACGTTTACTGCATGGTCCCGGTAACTGAGCTGACGGGCGATGCAGCCAAGGCAGCTGCCCTGTGGGATGGCCCGGTCGGTACACTGGAAGACGCACTTGAAGCGCCGCACGACCTTGTTCTGGATGGGCTTTTCGGCGGCGGCCTTTCCCGTCCCCTTGAAGGCACTGCTGCGCAGCTCGCCCAGCGTGGCGGGCGGGTGATCTCCATCGACGTGCCATCCGGTATTTGCGGTCTGCGCGCCAAACCGCTTGGCCCTTGTTTCATCGCGGAAGGGACGATCACCTTCGCCGCGCTGCGCCCGGCGCATGTTCTCCGCCCGGCATCGGCTTATTGCGGCAATGTTCTGGTCGCCGACATCGGCGTTCCGGTGCAGACGCGGCTTATGGAAAACAGCCCGATGCTGTGGCTGCGGATGCTGCCCCAACCGGGCATGGCAGACCACAAGCACAGCCGCGGGCACCTGAAAGTGCTGAGCGGCGGCATATCCTCGACCGGTGCAGCGCGGCTCGCCGTGCGGGCGGGCCTGCGGATCGGGGCGGGGCTGGCGACGCTGCTGACGCCGCCCTCGGCGCTGATGGTCAATGCCAGCCAGTTGACGGCTGTGATGGTCAAAGCTGTCGACGGCGCGGAAGAGCTCTCCGAAGCGATCCAGACGGCGTCGGTCGTGATCGCCGGGCCAGGCGCGGGAATCACCCCGGCAACCCGGGCCAATGTCGAGGCGATCCTGAACGGGCCGGGGCGCGCGGTGCTCGATGCCGATGCGCTGACTGTGTTTGAGTCACAACAGGACCAGCTATTCAAACGCCTGCGTCCGACAGACCTGCTGACCCCGCATATCGGCGAGTTCAATCGCCTGTTCGGGGACCTGCTGGAAACCGCCACCAACAAGGTGGAAGCCGTGCGGCAGGCCTCCGAAAAGGCAGGCTGTACGGTGCTCCTGAAAGGGCCGGACACCGTCATCGCACAGCCGGACGGGGGCGCAGTCGTCAATATTCATGCGACGCGCTGGCTCGCGACAGCAGGCTCGGGCGACGTTCTGGCAGGCTTTGCAGGCGGGCTGATGGCGCAGGGAATCGATACGCTGGTCGCGGCCAGCATGGCAGCCTGGATCCATGGCGAGGCCGGGCGCCGCGTTGGCGCGGGCCTGATTTCCGAAGACCTGGAGCGTCAGGTTCCGGATATCCTGAGCGCCCTGCATGGCGAGATTGGCTGACCCGGCTGTTGGATAAGCCGCCAGCCAGGCAATCACGAACACCGTCTATAGACCCTCAACAGACCGTATATAGCGCACGTTCCGGTGCATCGGCCCGTTGTCTCCGCGCGCGCTCTCGCCTAAACGTGCGCCCGGAACGCGGATGTGGCGGAATTGGTAGACGCACTGGATTTAGGTTCCAGCGCCGCAAGGCGTGGAGGTTCGAGTCCTCTCATCCGCACCATTCGGCCGAGGTGCCGCTTCGCGGCACAAATCGATCAAGGATCGATTTGAACGGCCGAATGCTCGAAGCGCAAGCGAGAGCCAGACTGAAAATTCTGTGTCGATTCCATTTTAATTGCTCTCCACGGTTGAGCGCGTAACTTGTGCTTAAATCCTTGGGGAGGATCAGATGCGGGCTTCACCACTTCGGTTTGTCATATTAGCAATTGGAGCACTCTTAGCCTTCAGTGCTTGGACAGCGCACGATTATCCTGGGCTTTCGACGATTATTACTTGGCTAGCGTACTTCAGACCGCCGGTAGCGCCTGATAGCCGAGTAACCGCAACTTCTATTGAACTAGCGAATTCGGCAGCGCAGCGGTCGATGGCATGGACATCTTATTGGTTGATGGTCGTTTCCTGCGTGGGCTTATTGGGGGTTGTCGGAACTCTGTACGAAGCGAGAAGGTTGTTTAAAGAAACAAGGGATAGCAACTTTATTCAAAGAGAAATTGGCTGGAACCAAACCCGCGCCTACGTCACTGTTTCAAACTGCACATTCAGTATGGAACCTGGAAATATTCCTACCGTCAGGGCGAGATTTAAGAACAATGGATCCAGTCCGGCGAAAGATATGGTTATCCAGCGACGCCTAGGCGTTCGAATGGTGCCCCTTTCACCCGATGACTTTGATTTGCCCTACATTGAAGGGGAATCTCGAATTAGTTTGGGATCCGGGTCTGAGATTGAGATTATTCAGGATGCACCTCCAATGGCTCCGGAAATGCTCGCCGCCTACGAAGGTGAACTCGCTGTCTTAGTTTTTTTCGGTGAAGTTACCTATCGCGACATTTTTGATCGGGCCTTTGTCACCAAATTTCGTATGACCCGCAAAAGAAGTCAGAGGCTTACAGCGATGACATTCACAGCCGAAGGAAACAGCTCGACTTAGAAGGCGAACAATCTATCTCGGGGCAGGGCTATACGCTTCCGGCAGAGATGCCGGACGGGGGCAAAGAGACAAAGGAAACACGCGACATGACATTCGACCCCTCGATCGGTGTTCCCGGAAAACCCTGGGGCGAGGCGGAACGCGACCAGTGGAGAGCCCTGCAAACGCCACAACGAAGCTATGCTGACGATGTCCTCTCCCGAATGGATAGGCTGGGCGAACGGTTTGCGCGGGTTACCTACGGCCGGATCGAATATGCTGGCGAGTCTTATGACCTCCATGCCTTTCGCAGCCCTGATTGGGACCCCGCTCTGCAGACAGCTTTGGTGACCGGCGGCGTGCATGGATATGAGACCAGCGGCGTCATGGGTGCACTGGCCTTTCTCGAGCAATCCGCAACGGCCTATGCTGGCAAGGTGAACCTACTGGTGGCGCCTTGTGTAAGCCCGTGGGCGTATGAGCGCATCAACCGCTGGAACTATGATGCCGTCGATCCGAACCGGAATTTCCGGGCGGATGGGCCGGCACGTGAAGCGACCGCCCTGATCGAATTGGTGCAGGCCACCTCACGCGATTACCTCCTCCATGTCGACCTGCACGAAACGACGGACAGCGACGAGACCGAATTCAGGCCGGCTCTGAGTTCGCGCGATGGCAAGCCTTTCGAACCGGGCGCCATTCCCGATGGGTTCTACCTGGTCGCCGACAGCGAGGATCCGCAGCTGGATTTCCAGCAAGCCGTCATCTCGGCGGTCGAACAGGTGACCCATATCGCCCCGGCGGATGAGAAGGGTGAGATCATTGGCTCGCCCGTTATTGGCCCTGGCATCATCGAGTATCCCCTGACACAGCTGGCCCTCTGCGCGTCGATCACGAATGCGCAATTCAAGACTACCACCGAAGTCTATCCGGACAGCCCGCGCGTGACCCCGGAAGACTGCAACCGGGCGCAGGTGGCGGCGGCTTGCGCCGCGCTGGACTTTGCATTGGCGCACTCCGTGCGCTTCATACAGCCGGGCTAATTCGTCTCCGTAATTTCTACCGCAAACGGATCATCAGACGGGTCGTCGTTCCAGAGGTATTCCGCCACTTTGGCGACGTTCTCGGCTTTCTCCCGGCCTTCGAGATCTTGGATCAGGGCAATGGCCATGTCGATACCGGCGGAGATGCCGGACGAGGTGACGTATTTCCCGTCCTCAACCCAGCGGGCGCTTGGCTGCCAGAGGACGTCGTCGTCCTGGCTGGTCACGAAGGTCCAGGCCATCTTGTTCGAGGTCGCTTTGTGCCCGTCGAGCAGGCCAGCCTTGGCCAGCACGGCCGAGCCGGTACAGACCGAGGTCGTGTACTCAGTACCTTCATCCTGCTTGCGCAGGAAATCGAGCATGACGGGATTGTTCACTTCCGTGCGCGTTCCCATGCCGCCGGGGATCATGATGATGTCGAACTGGGGCGCGTCGTCGAAGGAATAGTCGGTGACCGTGTCGATCCCCTGGGCCGAGCTCACATTGCCGCCATGTTCGGAGACGGTGACGATTTTGTAGTCATTGAGGCGGCCCCACATTTCGACCGGGCCGAACACGTCCAGCGTCTCGAAGCGGGGGAAGAGCACGATGGCGAGCGTTTTCGCCTTCTCCTTTGCCATCACCGGCGGCACTGGGGGTGTTGGGGCAGTCTGAGCGGCCGCTGGCAAGGCAAGGCCGGACAGCGAGAGGAGGGACGAGGCGAGCAGGGCACGGGCGAGGGTGGGAAGGTTCATGTTGCGGGTCTCCATCTGTCGTAGAGCCTGCAGGCGTAAGCTGTGTCGCGAAAGGGATTTCCGGCCGATCCGGGCGAATTCGGCGTCATCTCCGACGGTTCCGGCAGAGGGCAGGCAGCTTCGCCGGGATTTTGAGCGAAGAGGCCGGGCCACTCCTTGAAATTGGCTCGCTGAAAATCCCGCAGAACCCGCGTGGACACGGCGTTTTCCGTGTGACATAAGCCGCCCCTTCAGACACAGATCAGAAGGCTGCCGGATGGGCATGACCGGGCCTGATCGCCAGAACGGATGAATGAACCGATGGAAGTGACCCAGACGAAGGCAGAAGGTCTCAGCCGCACCTTTGCCGTCAAGGTATCTGCAAGCGAACTGCAGTCCAAGCTCGACGCCCGGATTGAGGAAATCCGCCCGACCATGAACCTCAAGGGCTTCCGCCCCGGCAAGGTGCCTGCGTCGCACGTGCGCAAGATGTTCGGCCGCGACCTGATGGGCGAAATCATCGACAAGACCGTCAACGAAACCAACCAGAAAGCCATCGAGGACGCAGATCTGCGCCCCGCCGGCCAGCCGGATGTGCACCTGGAAGGCGAGATCGAAGACGTGGTGAAGGGCGAGGCTGACCTTGCTTATCACATGCATGTCGACGTGATGCCGGAATTCGAGCCGGTGGACGTGAAGACGCTGAAAGTCACCCGCCCAGTCGCCGAAGTGGCTGACGAGCAGGTCGACGAGGCGCTCAAGAACCTCGCCGAGCAGAACAAGCAGTATGAGCCGCGCGGCAAGACCGCGAAGGCGAAAGACGGCGACGCAGTGGTCATCGACTTCGTCGGCAAAATCGACGGCGAGCCCTTTGATGGCGGCACCGCCGAACAGCAGACCGTCGTGCTCGGCTCCGGCCGCTTCATCCCGGGCTTCGAAGAGCAGCTCGTCGGCGTGAAGACCGGTGAAGAGAAGAACCTCGAAGTCAGCTTCCCGGAAGATTACCCGTCGAAAGACCTGGCCGGGAAATCCGCCGTCTTCGAAACCAAGGTGCACGAAGTCCGCGCGCCGAAGGAAGCCGAAATCGACGACGAATTCGCCAAAGGCCTCGGCCTCGAATCGCTGGAACAGCTGACCGGCCTGCTCAAGGACCAGCTGAAAGGCGAACTGGATCAGGCATCGCGCAACAAGGCGAAGCGTGACCTGCTGGACCGTCTGGACGAAGCCCACAGCTTCGACCTGCCGCCGAACATGGTCGAAGCCGAATTCGGCCAGATCTGGGACCAGCTTCAGCGTGAGATGGACGCTGGCCGGGTCGACGACGCCGACAAGGAAAAGTCGGAAGACGACCTGAAGAAGGAATATCGCGAAATCGCTGAGCGCCGCGTGCGCCTCGGCCTCGTCCTGGCTGAGATCGGCCGCGTCAATGACGTGAAGATCACCGAGCAGGAAGTGCAGCAGGCCCTGATCCAGGAAGCCCGCCAGTATCCGGGGCAGGAGCGTGAAGTCATCGAGTTCTTCCAGAAGAACCCGAACGCAATGGCTCAGCTCCGCGCGCCGATCTATGAGGACAAAGTCGTCGACTACATCCTCGGCGAGGCGGACGTGACCGACAAGACGGTCTCCCGTGAGGAGCTGTTCAAGGAAGACGAAGACTAAGCCTCTTCTGAACCTCACAGAAATTTAAGAACGCCGGGCCCCAAAGCCCGGCGTTTTGCTGTTTGGCCGACTGTTCTCAAGTGGTGGGAGCGGGTTGGTAAACCGCCTATTAACCGGGGCAGGCGAAGGTGCCTCGAATCGTTAATGAGGGGTTTCGGTTCCTATGAGCGTACAAGCCATCCGGCCGCAACTGACAGAGCAGGACATCCACCGCCTGATGAAGGGCGAAACGCCCGAGCAGCGCGCGTCGGTGGCGCATCGTCTGTGCCGTCGCATTGCGCTCGACGTGCTGAGCGATGACGAACGCAAATACGCCGAAGAGATCATGGCCATCCTGGCCGATGACGCGGCGGACCTCGTGCGCCGCACCCTGTCGGTCACGCTGCGCAATTCGCCGATCCTGCCGCGCGAGATCGCGCTGAAGCTGGCGCAGGACATCGAGGCCGTTGCCATTCCGGTGCTGCAGGATTCGCCGGTCTTTACCGAAGAAGACCTGATCGAGCTGGTTCTCTCCGTCACCTCGGCCAAGCAGGCCGCCATCGCAGCGCGTGACGGGATTTCCGTGACGCTGACGGAAGTGATCTCCGAGCATGGGCAGGTGGAAGCCGTCCGGGCGCTCGCCTCCAATTCCAGCGCCGAATATACCGACCGGGCTTATGACGACACGCTGCGCCGTTTCGGCAGCGACGAGATCGTCCAGAAGGGCCTGATCCGGCGCGAGTTCATCCCGACTCATATCGCAGAAAAGATGGTTTCGCTGGTCTCCGGCCAGCTGTTCGACATGCTGGTGAACCGGCATGAGCTGCCGGCGCAGATGGCCATCGATCTGGCTGCTGGCGCGCGCGAGCGGGCGACCATCGATCTGGTCGAACAGGCAGGCCGGTCAAACGACCTTGTGCGGTTCGTGTCCCAGTTGAACCTCAATGGCCGTCTCAGCCATTCCCTCATCATGCGCGCGCTCTGCTGCGGACAGATGCCATTCGTGGAGCATGCGCTGGCCGAGCTGTCCGGTGTGGCGCACCAGCGGGTCTGGCTGATGATCCATGATGCCGGGCCGCTGGGCCTGCAGGCGGTGTTCGACCGGGCAGGCATGCCGCGCAAGATGCTGCCGGCGTTCAAGGCCGCCGTGAACGTGTTCCATGAGACGGCCTATGATGGCGGGCCGAATGACCGGGCACGTTTCCGCGCCCGCATGATCGAACGCGTGCTGACCCAGTTCCAGGCAATCCCGAAGGACGACCTCGAATACCTGCTTGAGAAGCTGGACTATTATTCCGAGATGGCGGCAGCCGAAGAGGCTGACAACGCCGATACGGACGCCGCTTAAGCGTCTGTGCGCAGGCGCGTTCCGGCGGAGATGCCGAGGCGGCCAAGCTCATCTGCATCGCGCCAGTTGGCGTTTTCCGCAATCACGAGAATACCGGCACTGGCAGCGGCCTCACAGGTCTCCATCAGATTGTCGTCGTCAAGATGACGGGCGTCGACACGCAGCGTATCGATCAGGAGGCGCATGCCTTCGGCCAGCGGTGTCTGCCAGGATCTGCGCATGTCGACGGACACACGGAAGCCATGACGGCGGAAATGGGCCACCCGGCTGGTACAGTCGGCGGCATCGCCGGCAAAGGCGGTGTCGGTGAATTCGATGCAGAATTCCTGCTGGCAGAACACGCTGCGGCGCACGCGGGCATCGCAGGCCAGGGCTGTGTCGGGGTTGGCAAGAGCGGCAACCGGCGCCGGCACGATGATCGGGCGGTGATCGTGACGGAATTCGTGCGCGATGCTGGAAATCTCGCCGATGCGGTCAGCGACCCATTTTGCGGAATTGGATTCGCTCTGGCGGGCACGGGCCGGGCCAAAGGACGGGCCGTCTTCAAAACAGAAGGGCAGCTCCGCCGTCATGCCCATGGCATCACCCGTGGCAAGGTCCAGCACCGGGTCAAACCGGACGGCTGGTGTTGGGAGTGTTTGGACGGTCGTATTGGCCCAGGTCTGTTTCATTGTGTCCCGCTCGTATGCTGTGTTGGTCTTGCCTTCCCTAGGGGCTGAGGCTGAAGATCACGCGTAAGAACAGAGGCACATTTCGATGAAATTTGCCCGATAGGGGGAACCACCATGGAAAAGACACCCGCAGAACCGAGACTTTCGGCAACAATCCTGATGGTGCGCGATGCCGCATCCGGCCCGCCGGAAGTGCTGATGGTGAAGCGCCATTATGAGATCGACTTTGCAGCGGGTGCGCTGGTGTTTCCGGGCGGCAAGGCCAGTGAGGACGATTCGCGGACCGACTGGGATGCCTGGACCGACGGTGACTATGGCCCGGTGCAACAGGACGCCCGGATTGCGGCTGTGCGGGAGGCGTATGAAGAAAGCGGCCTGCTGCTGGCACGGCATGCCTCGGCCCGCGGACCTGGCGCGCCGCTGGTGGGCGCCGACATCGCCGACAAGCTGGCGCCACACCGCCACGCTGTCGACCGGGCGGAAATGAGCTTCCTGGACCTGATCCGCGAGCATGAGCTGGTGCTGGCGCTCGATAGCCTCGTGCATTTCGGCCACTGGATCACGCCGATCATGATGCCCAAGCGCTTCGACACGCATTTCTACATCGCGCCGGCCCCGGAACACCAGATTGCTGCCCATGATGGCCGCGAGACCACGGACGCCGTGTGGATGTCAGCGGAAGAGGCTCTGGCGCAGGAGGCCGATGGCCGGGCGACGATCATCTTCCCGACACGGATGAACCTGAAGCGCATGACGCTGGCGACATCCGTCTCCGACGCGCTGGCGCGTTTCGGGGCGATGGAGGTGCCGACTGTCCTGCCGAAACCCGGCAAGGATGATGATGGCAATCCCTGCCTGTTCATCCCGGACGTCGAAGGCTACGGCCAGACGGTGGAGCTGCTGTCGAACGTGAAGGTCTAAAGTCGTTCGTTACAGGATGAATTTCGACAGGTCCGCATCCGCGGCGAGGCCGCTGACGCGTTCATTCACATAATCCGCCGTGATCGTGATCGTCTCGCCCTTCTTCTCGGGCGCCTCGAAACTGATTTCATCCAGCAGGCGTTCCAGAACGGTCTGAAGGCGGCGGGCGCCAATATTCTCGACGCTGTTGTTCACGGCCTCGGCGAGGTCTGCCAGCGTGTCAATTGCGGCATCCTCGAAGACAAGGGTCACGCCTTCGGCAGCCATGAGGGCTTCGTACTGGCGGATCAGGCTGGCTTCCGGCTCCACGAGAATACGGCGCAAATCGTCCCGGGTCAGCGCTTCCAGCTCCACACGGATCGGCAGGCGGCCCTGAAGTTCCGGCAGCATGTCCGATGGCTTGGACACGTGGAAGGCCCCGGAAGCGATGAAGAGGATATGATCCGTCTTCACGGCGCCGCGTTTTGTCGAAACAGTCGTGCCTTCGATCAGGGGCAGGAGGTCACGCTGCACGCCTTCGCGGCTGACATCGGCGCCGCCGCGTTCTGACTTGGCGGCGATCTTGTCGATCTCGTCGAGGAAGACGATGCCGTCCTGTTCCACAGCCGCAACGGCTTCGCGGGCGATGGCTTCTTCGTCGATCATCTTGTCGGCTTCTTCGTCGAGCAGGGGTTTGTAGGCCTCTTTCACGGTCGTGCGGACGCGCTTGGTGCGCCCGCCCATGGCCTTGCCCAGCATGTCCGACAGATTGATCATGCCCATGGAACCGCCCTGGCCGGGTAGGTCAAACATCTGCATCGGGCCACCGGTCTCCGGCATGTCGATGTCGACTTCCTTATCGTCGAGCTCCCCGTCGCGCAGCTTGCGGCGGAAGACTTCGCGGGTAGAGGATTGCGCATCCTGGCCGACCAGCGCGTCCAGCAGGCGTTCCTCGGCGGCGTCCGTTGCTGCTTGTTGCACGCCTGCGCGCTTCTGCTCGCGGATCATGCCGACGGCGGCCTCGACGAGGTCGCGGATGATTTGTTCCACGTCGCGGCCGACATAGCCGACCTCTGTAAACTTGGTGGCTTCGACCTTCAGGAAGGGCGCATTGGCGAGGCGGGCCAGGCGACGGGAGACTTCTGTCTTACCCACGCCGGTCGGTCCGATCATCAGGATATTCTTCGGCGTGATCTCGCCCTGCAGGTTTTCCGGTGTCTGCTTGCGGCGCCAGCGATTGCGCAAGGCAATGGCGACGGCGCGCTTGGCACCGGTCTGGCCAACAATGTGACGATCGAGTTCAGCGACGATTTCGCGGGGGGTGAGTTCTGTCATGTGATCTGGGTGTCCGGTCAGACGTCGAGGGTTTCGACCGTGAAATTGGCATTGGTGTAGACGCAGATATCGGCCGCAATCTGCATGGCCTTGCGGCCAATTGTTTCGGCGTCGTCTTCATAGTCGATCAGGGCGCGGGCGGCGGAGAGGGCATAATTGCCACCGGAACCGACGGCGACGACATCATATTCAGGTTCCAGCACGTCGCCCGAGCCTGTGAGCACCAGCGTGACTTCCTTGTCCGCGACGATCAGGAGGGCTTCGAGTTTCTGGAGGTATTTTTCCGTCCGCCAGTCCTTGGCGAGTTCCACGGCGGCGCGCGAGAGCTGGCCATTGTGGCGCTCCAGCTTGGTTTCCAGCCGTTCGAACAGGGTGAAGGCATCGGCGGTGGCGCCGGCGAACCCGGCCAGGATCTTGCCATCGCCCAGGCGGCGCACCTTGCGGGCGTTGCCTTTCATGACGGTCTGTCCCATGGACACCTGGCCATCGGACATCATGACGAGTTTGTTGTTCTTGCGAACGGCCAGAATGGTTGTGCCATGCCAGCCGGGGGAGTTGGTTTCGGATGCGCCAGTCATGCCGGAGATGTGGACGCTCAGGCCGTCCGGTGCAAGGAGTCGACTGGGCCGCAATGTCGGCACGTTTTGTCACATAAGTGTCGCGGCACTCCAGTAAGGGGAGCACAGCTGACAGTTGAACGAGGACTGGATGCTCTCGCAATTGGGCCACCTGCCAATGGACTTCCTGCTCCTCGCGGCGGCAGTGACTCTTGCGTCTTTCGGTTTTATCGCCGGGCGCCTGCGGGCGGAGCAATTCTCCTTCACTGGTGATATTCATCCGAACTCCCGCCCCAATGCGCACGGTTATTTCGTCCTGATGTGGAGCCTGGTG from the uncultured Hyphomonas sp. genome contains:
- a CDS encoding histidine phosphatase family protein yields the protein MIYLVRHGEAAASWGNHPDPGLSELGHKQAEAAAATLIGLGARSAVCSPMQRCRETAAAFERQADVTAQVEPVVSEIETPEGVGDRVEWLRSYMAGTWENEGAAHDAWRKKIAEALALLPDNTAVFSHFVAINAVVSLIDQDSRTTVFRPGHCSITKVDFSGAVPRVIEYGSQAATRVL
- a CDS encoding NAD(P)H-hydrate dehydratase — its product is MGRPILTPQEMQAAEQAIFAQGLDSFELMQRAGDAVAEFVHANWPEGSIQVLCGPGGNGGDGFVAASKLAKLWRDVNVYCMVPVTELTGDAAKAAALWDGPVGTLEDALEAPHDLVLDGLFGGGLSRPLEGTAAQLAQRGGRVISIDVPSGICGLRAKPLGPCFIAEGTITFAALRPAHVLRPASAYCGNVLVADIGVPVQTRLMENSPMLWLRMLPQPGMADHKHSRGHLKVLSGGISSTGAARLAVRAGLRIGAGLATLLTPPSALMVNASQLTAVMVKAVDGAEELSEAIQTASVVIAGPGAGITPATRANVEAILNGPGRAVLDADALTVFESQQDQLFKRLRPTDLLTPHIGEFNRLFGDLLETATNKVEAVRQASEKAGCTVLLKGPDTVIAQPDGGAVVNIHATRWLATAGSGDVLAGFAGGLMAQGIDTLVAASMAAWIHGEAGRRVGAGLISEDLERQVPDILSALHGEIG
- a CDS encoding M14 family metallocarboxypeptidase, which gives rise to MTFDPSIGVPGKPWGEAERDQWRALQTPQRSYADDVLSRMDRLGERFARVTYGRIEYAGESYDLHAFRSPDWDPALQTALVTGGVHGYETSGVMGALAFLEQSATAYAGKVNLLVAPCVSPWAYERINRWNYDAVDPNRNFRADGPAREATALIELVQATSRDYLLHVDLHETTDSDETEFRPALSSRDGKPFEPGAIPDGFYLVADSEDPQLDFQQAVISAVEQVTHIAPADEKGEIIGSPVIGPGIIEYPLTQLALCASITNAQFKTTTEVYPDSPRVTPEDCNRAQVAAACAALDFALAHSVRFIQPG
- a CDS encoding DJ-1/PfpI family protein → MNLPTLARALLASSLLSLSGLALPAAAQTAPTPPVPPVMAKEKAKTLAIVLFPRFETLDVFGPVEMWGRLNDYKIVTVSEHGGNVSSAQGIDTVTDYSFDDAPQFDIIMIPGGMGTRTEVNNPVMLDFLRKQDEGTEYTTSVCTGSAVLAKAGLLDGHKATSNKMAWTFVTSQDDDVLWQPSARWVEDGKYVTSSGISAGIDMAIALIQDLEGREKAENVAKVAEYLWNDDPSDDPFAVEITETN
- the tig gene encoding trigger factor; this translates as MNEPMEVTQTKAEGLSRTFAVKVSASELQSKLDARIEEIRPTMNLKGFRPGKVPASHVRKMFGRDLMGEIIDKTVNETNQKAIEDADLRPAGQPDVHLEGEIEDVVKGEADLAYHMHVDVMPEFEPVDVKTLKVTRPVAEVADEQVDEALKNLAEQNKQYEPRGKTAKAKDGDAVVIDFVGKIDGEPFDGGTAEQQTVVLGSGRFIPGFEEQLVGVKTGEEKNLEVSFPEDYPSKDLAGKSAVFETKVHEVRAPKEAEIDDEFAKGLGLESLEQLTGLLKDQLKGELDQASRNKAKRDLLDRLDEAHSFDLPPNMVEAEFGQIWDQLQREMDAGRVDDADKEKSEDDLKKEYREIAERRVRLGLVLAEIGRVNDVKITEQEVQQALIQEARQYPGQEREVIEFFQKNPNAMAQLRAPIYEDKVVDYILGEADVTDKTVSREELFKEDED
- a CDS encoding DUF2336 domain-containing protein, whose amino-acid sequence is MSVQAIRPQLTEQDIHRLMKGETPEQRASVAHRLCRRIALDVLSDDERKYAEEIMAILADDAADLVRRTLSVTLRNSPILPREIALKLAQDIEAVAIPVLQDSPVFTEEDLIELVLSVTSAKQAAIAARDGISVTLTEVISEHGQVEAVRALASNSSAEYTDRAYDDTLRRFGSDEIVQKGLIRREFIPTHIAEKMVSLVSGQLFDMLVNRHELPAQMAIDLAAGARERATIDLVEQAGRSNDLVRFVSQLNLNGRLSHSLIMRALCCGQMPFVEHALAELSGVAHQRVWLMIHDAGPLGLQAVFDRAGMPRKMLPAFKAAVNVFHETAYDGGPNDRARFRARMIERVLTQFQAIPKDDLEYLLEKLDYYSEMAAAEEADNADTDAA
- a CDS encoding EAL domain-containing protein is translated as MKQTWANTTVQTLPTPAVRFDPVLDLATGDAMGMTAELPFCFEDGPSFGPARARQSESNSAKWVADRIGEISSIAHEFRHDHRPIIVPAPVAALANPDTALACDARVRRSVFCQQEFCIEFTDTAFAGDAADCTSRVAHFRRHGFRVSVDMRRSWQTPLAEGMRLLIDTLRVDARHLDDDNLMETCEAAASAGILVIAENANWRDADELGRLGISAGTRLRTDA
- a CDS encoding NUDIX hydrolase, coding for MEKTPAEPRLSATILMVRDAASGPPEVLMVKRHYEIDFAAGALVFPGGKASEDDSRTDWDAWTDGDYGPVQQDARIAAVREAYEESGLLLARHASARGPGAPLVGADIADKLAPHRHAVDRAEMSFLDLIREHELVLALDSLVHFGHWITPIMMPKRFDTHFYIAPAPEHQIAAHDGRETTDAVWMSAEEALAQEADGRATIIFPTRMNLKRMTLATSVSDALARFGAMEVPTVLPKPGKDDDGNPCLFIPDVEGYGQTVELLSNVKV
- the hslU gene encoding ATP-dependent protease ATPase subunit HslU, yielding MTELTPREIVAELDRHIVGQTGAKRAVAIALRNRWRRKQTPENLQGEITPKNILMIGPTGVGKTEVSRRLARLANAPFLKVEATKFTEVGYVGRDVEQIIRDLVEAAVGMIREQKRAGVQQAATDAAEERLLDALVGQDAQSSTREVFRRKLRDGELDDKEVDIDMPETGGPMQMFDLPGQGGSMGMINLSDMLGKAMGGRTKRVRTTVKEAYKPLLDEEADKMIDEEAIAREAVAAVEQDGIVFLDEIDKIAAKSERGGADVSREGVQRDLLPLIEGTTVSTKRGAVKTDHILFIASGAFHVSKPSDMLPELQGRLPIRVELEALTRDDLRRILVEPEASLIRQYEALMAAEGVTLVFEDAAIDTLADLAEAVNNSVENIGARRLQTVLERLLDEISFEAPEKKGETITITADYVNERVSGLAADADLSKFIL
- the hslV gene encoding ATP-dependent protease subunit HslV, which gives rise to MTGASETNSPGWHGTTILAVRKNNKLVMMSDGQVSMGQTVMKGNARKVRRLGDGKILAGFAGATADAFTLFERLETKLERHNGQLSRAAVELAKDWRTEKYLQKLEALLIVADKEVTLVLTGSGDVLEPEYDVVAVGSGGNYALSAARALIDYEDDAETIGRKAMQIAADICVYTNANFTVETLDV